The following proteins are encoded in a genomic region of Vibrio sinaloensis:
- the pdxH gene encoding pyridoxamine 5'-phosphate oxidase: MELEDIRREYCKGGLRRKDLLADPVDQFNLWLQQAIDAKLTDPTAMTVATVDETGQPFQRIVLLKDVDQRGFVFYTNLGSRKAQHIEHNAKVSLHFPWHPIERQVHITGVAEKLSAAENMKYFSSRPKGSQLAAIASKQSSRISARGVLEGKFLELKQKFAAGEIPVPSFWGGFRIKPESIEFWQGGEHRLHDRFLFSKQQQAWQIDRLAP; the protein is encoded by the coding sequence ATGGAACTTGAAGATATTCGCCGTGAGTATTGTAAAGGTGGACTGCGCCGAAAAGATTTGTTGGCGGATCCCGTTGATCAGTTCAACTTGTGGCTACAGCAGGCCATTGACGCAAAACTCACCGACCCGACAGCAATGACGGTGGCAACGGTCGATGAAACCGGGCAGCCTTTTCAAAGAATTGTGCTGCTCAAGGATGTTGACCAGCGCGGCTTTGTTTTTTACACCAATTTAGGCAGCCGTAAAGCTCAGCACATTGAGCACAATGCTAAAGTTAGCCTGCACTTTCCTTGGCACCCGATAGAGCGTCAGGTTCACATCACCGGAGTGGCAGAAAAACTCAGCGCTGCGGAGAACATGAAGTACTTCTCCTCGCGTCCTAAAGGCAGTCAATTGGCGGCGATTGCCAGCAAGCAGAGTAGCCGAATATCTGCTCGTGGTGTGTTGGAAGGTAAATTTCTTGAATTAAAACAGAAGTTTGCTGCTGGCGAGATCCCAGTGCCGAGTTTCTGGGGTGGGTTTAGAATCAAACCTGAAAGTATCGAGTTTTGGCAGGGAGGGGAGCACCGTTTGCACGACCGCTTCCTATTCTCCAAACAACAGCAAGCTTGGCAGATAGACAGACTCGCGCCTTAA
- a CDS encoding transglutaminase-like cysteine peptidase yields MLLLLATTTSFALNTQEQRWVDAVRKTYGSRAALRVETWRREMSQYASLSERDKLTKVNNFFNQLNFVNDINLWGKNDYWATPLEFLGSNAGDCEDFTIAKYFSLLELGVSDTKLRLVYVKAIELNQFHMVLAYYSKPSAEPILLDNINPQIKRASTRRDLLPIYSFNGKNLWLMKSKQGQLAGKSSRLSLWNDLRARERSLQLNKPIVNYDE; encoded by the coding sequence ATGTTGCTGCTACTGGCCACCACAACCTCGTTTGCTCTTAACACCCAAGAGCAGCGCTGGGTTGACGCGGTCAGGAAAACCTATGGTTCTCGGGCAGCTCTTCGTGTCGAGACATGGCGTCGTGAAATGTCTCAATACGCCTCTCTATCTGAGCGAGATAAGCTGACTAAGGTCAACAACTTCTTCAACCAACTCAATTTCGTCAATGATATCAACCTGTGGGGTAAGAACGACTACTGGGCAACCCCACTTGAATTCTTAGGCAGTAACGCGGGCGATTGTGAAGACTTCACCATTGCCAAGTATTTTTCTCTGTTGGAGTTGGGTGTCTCTGATACAAAGCTGCGCTTGGTTTACGTTAAGGCTATTGAACTCAATCAGTTCCATATGGTGCTGGCCTATTACTCCAAGCCCAGTGCCGAACCGATTCTGTTGGACAACATTAATCCACAAATAAAACGGGCTTCAACTCGCCGAGATTTATTACCGATATACAGTTTCAACGGTAAAAACTTGTGGCTAATGAAGTCTAAGCAAGGTCAACTCGCAGGTAAATCCTCAAGGCTCAGCCTATGGAACGATCTGCGAGCGCGCGAGCGATCGCTGCAACTAAACAAACCCATAGTCAATTATGATGAGTAG
- a CDS encoding HlyD family type I secretion periplasmic adaptor subunit, with translation MSKSSYNKLTPDELDYVDDKTAALLLNTPNSARVMLWVMVIFFVLAGLWASWAEIDKVTVGQGKVVPSSQIQVVQNLEGGLVKEILVREGQRVEKGQQLLLIDDTRFRSDYREREQQVANLTASVLQLSASITSVVIDEEFEDTNWQSAVQINPNRLAFPPVLVESQPDLVARQRAEYRQDLDKLRNQLSVIDQQVKQKQQDLVEIQARVRNLRENYRFADKELEITRPLAEEGVVPRIELLKLQRQVNDTRRELTSSELKIPVMKSAIREAMLSRIDAAQKFRSEQQEKLNQAQDKLSSLTESTVGLEDRVNRTIVTSPVTGTVKTLNVNTVGGVIQPGMDIVEIVPSEDTLLVEAKIAPQDIAFLRPELHTIVKFSAYDFTKYGGLEGTLEHISADTTTDEEGNSFYLVRVRTKETSLDKDNSLPIIPGMTASVDIITGKRTILEYLLKPILSAQNNALKE, from the coding sequence ATGAGTAAGAGCAGTTATAACAAGCTTACTCCTGACGAGTTGGATTATGTCGACGACAAAACCGCTGCGTTATTACTGAATACACCAAATAGCGCCAGAGTTATGTTGTGGGTTATGGTGATCTTTTTCGTTCTGGCTGGGCTATGGGCCTCGTGGGCTGAGATCGACAAGGTAACGGTCGGACAAGGCAAAGTAGTACCGTCTTCGCAAATTCAGGTGGTACAAAACCTTGAAGGTGGTCTGGTTAAAGAGATATTGGTCCGTGAAGGCCAGCGAGTAGAGAAAGGTCAGCAATTGCTCCTGATTGATGACACCCGTTTCCGCTCTGATTATCGTGAACGTGAACAGCAAGTTGCCAACTTAACGGCCAGCGTATTACAGCTTTCTGCCTCGATCACCAGCGTCGTTATTGACGAGGAATTTGAAGACACCAACTGGCAAAGCGCGGTACAAATCAACCCCAACCGACTGGCCTTCCCACCTGTTTTGGTCGAATCACAACCTGATCTTGTCGCTCGTCAGCGCGCAGAGTATCGCCAAGACTTGGATAAATTGCGCAACCAACTGTCAGTCATCGACCAACAGGTGAAGCAAAAGCAACAAGATTTGGTCGAGATACAAGCGCGTGTCAGAAACCTTCGCGAGAACTACCGTTTTGCAGACAAAGAGCTGGAAATCACTCGCCCATTGGCAGAAGAGGGCGTAGTGCCTCGGATTGAACTGCTCAAACTTCAGCGTCAGGTGAACGATACTCGACGTGAACTGACCTCTAGCGAGCTGAAGATCCCGGTGATGAAATCCGCCATTCGTGAGGCCATGCTCAGCCGTATTGATGCGGCGCAAAAGTTTCGCTCTGAGCAGCAAGAAAAACTCAATCAGGCGCAAGATAAACTTTCATCATTGACAGAGTCGACTGTTGGCCTTGAAGACAGAGTAAACAGAACCATAGTGACATCACCAGTGACCGGCACGGTAAAAACGCTAAACGTCAATACAGTGGGCGGCGTAATTCAACCCGGGATGGATATTGTCGAGATTGTACCTAGCGAAGATACCTTACTGGTCGAGGCAAAAATTGCCCCGCAAGATATCGCCTTTTTGCGCCCCGAACTGCACACCATCGTTAAATTCAGCGCCTATGACTTTACCAAATATGGTGGCCTAGAGGGGACTTTGGAACATATCAGCGCCGATACCACTACCGATGAAGAGGGTAACAGTTTTTATTTGGTTCGAGTGCGAACCAAAGAGACCAGCTTAGATAAAGACAACTCGTTACCCATTATTCCGGGGATGACCGCCTCGGTGGACATCATTACTGGGAAACGCACTATTTTGGAATACCTGCTCAAACCGATTTTGAGCGCGCAGAACAACGCCCTGAAGGAGTAG
- a CDS encoding SUMF1/EgtB/PvdO family nonheme iron enzyme — MRPGLSALLLALSPCLMSSPAFADEGPLSLIQIDDQLFTKHDELNSARQAKDEQQALLDQKQADLSSLDQKAKTLDKAFNDAKQKLDSDYQRMIDDPSIDIVASQQAYQDAWSAVKQNQKARLAAEQAVEEQRAVVATRQAELEAIEQAIAGLDESKLRARVDQLKSELTQPNSVSVSFTNRCQPSMTLSQCDQQTRELALQKAVKQFRAEIVNQTSESTLVKRNINDASLNIHVLRHATKQAGFYDGVRYRTIMDVELEARPKETVACQLLQVDNQYCFAPGVDSSKPLPVDQEIAWVTLSLRSNQYNDSVFIDGVSYGSTPVEVMLPTGTHNVLIKKEGYQSFSQQVSVKSDTSLRAVLAEKANPLREGTKFADGMANKRSAPEVITLLPGKFFVGEQGSRQVYLDHAFAIGATPVTVSQFSLFVEQTGYQTDAELKNTCTALVEGEVTPISSSSWRDPGFKQYPNSPVVCVSQNDAKAYTNWLRKQTGASYRLPTEDEWEVAARAGSQQQYWWGNDFKPGEANTGWSGTPWSNTSTSPVSAFQPNRLGVYDSIGNVWQWTSSPRGILKGGAWNFSPDMAAADKQLFLSPSEAANYAGFRVVRDIR; from the coding sequence ATGCGTCCAGGTTTATCCGCACTTTTGCTAGCATTATCGCCATGTTTAATGTCGTCTCCAGCCTTCGCTGATGAAGGTCCTTTGTCATTGATACAGATTGATGATCAGTTATTTACTAAACATGACGAATTAAACAGCGCGCGACAAGCGAAAGACGAGCAGCAGGCTCTACTCGATCAAAAACAAGCTGACCTTAGTTCACTCGACCAAAAAGCGAAAACGCTCGACAAAGCGTTTAACGATGCGAAACAAAAGCTCGACTCTGATTATCAACGTATGATTGATGACCCTAGCATTGATATTGTGGCCTCCCAGCAAGCCTACCAAGATGCTTGGTCTGCAGTGAAACAAAATCAAAAAGCGCGCCTAGCCGCTGAACAAGCCGTCGAAGAGCAACGTGCCGTGGTGGCAACTCGCCAAGCCGAACTTGAAGCTATTGAGCAAGCAATTGCCGGGTTAGATGAGAGTAAACTACGTGCCCGAGTGGACCAGCTAAAAAGCGAACTGACACAGCCTAACTCCGTCTCAGTTAGCTTTACCAACCGTTGCCAACCATCGATGACACTGTCTCAATGTGACCAGCAAACTCGCGAGTTGGCGCTACAAAAAGCGGTCAAGCAGTTCCGCGCAGAAATCGTAAACCAAACCAGTGAAAGCACTTTGGTGAAACGCAACATCAATGATGCTTCACTCAATATTCATGTGCTTCGCCATGCCACCAAACAAGCCGGATTCTATGACGGCGTGCGCTACCGAACCATCATGGATGTCGAGCTAGAAGCACGCCCTAAAGAGACCGTCGCGTGTCAATTGCTACAGGTTGACAACCAATACTGTTTTGCTCCCGGTGTAGACAGCAGCAAGCCCCTTCCTGTCGATCAAGAAATTGCTTGGGTGACGTTATCACTGCGCTCTAACCAATATAACGACAGCGTGTTCATCGATGGCGTCTCTTATGGCAGTACCCCTGTCGAAGTGATGTTGCCAACCGGCACACATAATGTCTTGATTAAAAAAGAGGGATATCAGTCCTTCAGTCAGCAAGTATCGGTTAAGTCAGACACCTCTCTACGTGCAGTGTTGGCAGAAAAGGCTAACCCGCTTAGAGAAGGGACTAAGTTTGCTGATGGTATGGCGAACAAAAGGTCCGCCCCTGAGGTGATCACCCTGCTGCCAGGCAAGTTCTTTGTTGGAGAGCAAGGCTCTCGACAAGTTTACCTTGATCATGCTTTCGCAATTGGCGCAACACCAGTAACGGTTAGCCAATTCTCACTGTTTGTTGAGCAGACCGGATACCAAACCGATGCAGAGCTGAAAAACACTTGCACAGCGTTGGTTGAAGGTGAAGTGACACCGATTTCCAGCAGCAGCTGGCGCGACCCAGGCTTTAAACAATACCCGAATTCACCGGTGGTCTGTGTCAGCCAAAATGACGCCAAAGCCTATACAAACTGGCTGCGCAAACAGACAGGGGCATCTTATCGCCTACCCACCGAAGATGAATGGGAAGTGGCGGCTCGTGCCGGTAGCCAACAACAGTACTGGTGGGGCAATGACTTTAAACCAGGCGAAGCGAACACTGGTTGGAGTGGGACGCCGTGGTCGAACACCAGTACATCTCCTGTTAGTGCATTCCAGCCAAATCGCCTTGGCGTCTATGACAGTATCGGTAATGTATGGCAATGGACCAGCAGTCCACGTGGAATTTTGAAGGGCGGTGCGTGGAACTTTTCTCCTGATATGGCCGCAGCGGACAAGCAACTGTTCCTATCACCTTCCGAAGCGGCGAATTACGCCGGCTTCCGCGTCGTGCGAGACATTCGCTAA
- a CDS encoding bifunctional diguanylate cyclase/phosphodiesterase — MTLYKQLVAGMIAVILMLLISVFIIEFNTTRNNLIQQQQSEVNNTINTVGLALAPYLEDKDQVAVESVINALFDGSSYSIVRLIFLDTGDEILRSYPVKPIDVPKWFTDLNLFERVHDRRVVTSGWMQLAEVEIVSHTGDAYTQLWLAFERLVIAFCIILLIGLFAISFILKRALRPLQLIVNKMEQVARNQFGDPLPRPATQDLIYVVDGINSMSAQLEKSFKAQAKEAQQLRERAYIDPVSQLGNRAYYMSQLNSWLGEGGIGGVAILEASFIRELYDDKGYEAGDGMVRELADHLKVSLSSPNVTLARISTEEFGFILPNVDDSELKLVAESIMTYVQDVNADPTGMASSNVSLGVVYNKASTSSSELLTMLDNALATAKSNPDLNYGFVTGEHSDSLMGKQQWKHLVEEAINNDWFAFRFQAANDSWGKTYHREVFSAIEKGGERYSANQYLFALEQLNASHLFDEYVIEAIVKRLEAGEFDQPVAINIAQSSISQPSFIRWVTQLLGKHSQVASLLHFEIPENCFINSPHHTALFCNAVRNAGADFGVDNYGRNFQSLDYINEFRPAYVKLDYLYTHHLDDEKQKFTLTSISRTAHNLGIKTIASRVETQTQLDFLAEHFIEVFQGFIVDK; from the coding sequence ATGACGTTATATAAACAACTTGTTGCGGGCATGATTGCGGTTATTTTGATGTTGTTGATTTCAGTGTTCATCATTGAATTCAACACCACTCGCAATAACCTCATTCAGCAACAACAATCCGAGGTCAACAACACGATTAATACGGTGGGTTTGGCTCTGGCTCCTTATTTAGAAGATAAAGACCAGGTCGCCGTTGAGTCGGTCATCAATGCACTGTTTGACGGTAGTAGTTATTCGATTGTGCGACTGATTTTTTTGGATACCGGAGATGAGATTCTTCGCTCCTACCCAGTCAAACCTATTGATGTACCTAAGTGGTTTACCGATCTCAACTTGTTTGAACGTGTCCATGATAGACGTGTGGTGACGAGTGGATGGATGCAACTCGCGGAAGTTGAAATCGTCAGTCATACTGGGGACGCCTACACCCAGTTGTGGCTTGCGTTTGAACGTCTGGTTATCGCGTTCTGCATCATCTTACTTATCGGTTTGTTTGCTATCTCGTTTATTCTAAAACGTGCGCTTCGTCCTTTGCAGCTGATCGTCAACAAGATGGAGCAAGTGGCACGCAATCAATTTGGCGACCCGCTCCCTCGCCCAGCCACACAAGATTTGATTTACGTCGTCGATGGCATCAACAGCATGTCAGCACAGCTAGAAAAATCGTTTAAGGCGCAAGCCAAAGAGGCGCAGCAACTGCGCGAACGTGCGTACATCGATCCTGTTTCCCAACTGGGTAACCGAGCTTACTACATGAGTCAGTTGAACTCTTGGTTGGGTGAAGGTGGCATCGGTGGCGTCGCGATTCTAGAGGCCAGTTTCATTCGCGAGTTGTATGACGACAAAGGTTACGAAGCGGGCGATGGCATGGTGCGTGAGCTAGCCGATCACCTCAAAGTATCGCTTTCATCGCCAAACGTCACCTTAGCGCGTATCTCAACCGAGGAATTTGGTTTCATTCTACCCAATGTTGACGACTCTGAGCTTAAGTTGGTGGCTGAAAGCATCATGACCTATGTGCAGGATGTGAATGCAGACCCAACCGGCATGGCCTCATCGAATGTGTCTTTGGGTGTGGTGTACAACAAAGCCTCGACCAGTTCTAGCGAGCTTCTGACTATGCTCGATAACGCGCTGGCCACGGCGAAATCCAACCCAGATCTCAATTACGGCTTTGTCACAGGTGAGCACTCAGACAGCCTAATGGGTAAACAGCAATGGAAACACTTGGTTGAAGAAGCAATCAATAACGACTGGTTTGCTTTCCGCTTTCAAGCAGCCAACGACAGTTGGGGTAAAACCTATCATCGTGAAGTGTTCTCTGCGATTGAAAAAGGGGGTGAGCGCTACAGTGCAAACCAATACCTGTTTGCCCTCGAGCAGCTTAATGCCAGCCACTTGTTTGATGAGTATGTGATCGAAGCGATTGTAAAAAGATTGGAAGCGGGTGAGTTCGACCAGCCAGTCGCGATCAACATTGCACAAAGCAGTATCTCGCAACCAAGTTTCATCCGCTGGGTGACGCAACTTCTAGGTAAACACTCTCAAGTTGCCTCACTGCTGCATTTCGAGATCCCGGAAAACTGCTTTATCAACTCACCGCACCACACTGCTCTGTTCTGTAACGCGGTGCGCAACGCTGGCGCAGACTTTGGTGTGGACAACTACGGACGTAACTTCCAATCACTGGATTACATCAACGAGTTCCGCCCTGCGTATGTGAAGCTTGATTATCTTTACACCCATCATCTAGATGACGAGAAGCAAAAGTTCACGCTAACCTCGATTTCGCGAACGGCGCACAACTTGGGGATTAAAACCATCGCATCTCGAGTAGAAACGCAAACTCAGCTTGATTTCCTAGCTGAACACTTTATTGAAGTCTTCCAAGGCTTCATCGTAGATAAATAA
- a CDS encoding PEGA domain-containing protein, whose product MIIRRIPALLLALSPIWVSTSIFAQESVQADPVAQIETKLETKEAEMGTMAAEFNSEAERLQQLQNEETKLKRQEQELNAKRNRAKSALDKQYNRLLDDPEIDLVSFQKAYQDAWAEVKDNQNAILENQQAITESEMRLSQIKQKQARLNSELSYLQEQKVEARVKRLAAELRESDVLETSYKTTCSSTMTLGECTSQGHYLTKQKAVKTFKAQLMDRLTESNIAKQNAKGVQLNVHVQENQVIRSGFEGNNSYYTEMRSQLQARPEASAACKLLDVSSRYCLKGEQTADTSKQDKNWVNVTVRSDQYDDSVVINGINYGSTPVEVVLPRGEHQVTVSKNGFETYNRVISVNTNDTVWVKLRPSG is encoded by the coding sequence ATGATCATACGTCGCATCCCAGCGCTTTTGCTTGCGCTAAGCCCTATTTGGGTTTCGACTTCGATTTTTGCACAAGAAAGTGTACAGGCTGATCCTGTTGCTCAAATCGAAACTAAATTAGAAACTAAAGAAGCTGAAATGGGCACTATGGCTGCAGAGTTCAACTCTGAAGCTGAGCGTCTCCAACAACTTCAAAACGAAGAAACTAAGCTAAAGCGCCAAGAGCAAGAGCTCAACGCTAAGCGAAACCGTGCTAAATCCGCTCTGGACAAACAGTATAACCGTCTCCTTGATGATCCAGAGATTGATCTAGTGTCTTTTCAGAAAGCGTATCAAGATGCGTGGGCCGAGGTTAAGGATAACCAGAACGCCATTCTTGAGAATCAACAAGCGATCACTGAAAGCGAAATGCGTTTGTCGCAAATCAAACAGAAACAAGCGCGACTCAACAGCGAGCTCTCTTATCTGCAAGAGCAAAAAGTAGAGGCGCGAGTGAAACGTTTGGCGGCTGAGCTGCGTGAAAGTGACGTACTGGAAACCAGCTACAAAACCACCTGTTCATCAACCATGACACTCGGTGAATGTACTAGCCAAGGCCACTACTTAACCAAGCAGAAAGCGGTTAAAACCTTTAAAGCTCAGCTGATGGACCGCTTAACCGAATCTAACATTGCGAAACAAAACGCCAAAGGCGTCCAGCTCAATGTTCATGTTCAAGAGAACCAAGTGATTCGCTCTGGCTTTGAAGGCAATAACAGCTATTACACTGAAATGCGTTCTCAGTTGCAAGCACGACCAGAAGCATCAGCGGCCTGTAAGCTACTTGATGTTTCATCTCGCTACTGTTTGAAAGGTGAACAAACCGCTGACACCAGCAAGCAAGATAAGAACTGGGTTAATGTGACTGTTCGCTCAGACCAATACGATGATTCTGTCGTCATCAACGGTATCAACTATGGCAGCACACCGGTAGAAGTCGTTCTACCGCGTGGTGAACACCAAGTCACGGTATCTAAAAACGGCTTTGAAACCTACAACCGCGTGATTAGTGTCAACACCAACGACACGGTTTGGGTCAAACTTCGTCCAAGTGGCTAA
- a CDS encoding helix-turn-helix transcriptional regulator has protein sequence MKPHQISLFNQLPGYWGCKDLNSTFVYANLAYAKLIGFAHPDDCIGLTDHQMPSPTTRCAGDFVKQDRYVIEHKTQLKVLDIHPYPDGTWRAHIFTKTPWFNDDGQVQGTIFYGQELSDTAILEVGHWICRATGLSSEQTIAAETPARSTLSSQLTDRESEALFLLLYGKKPHYIAKIMNISVKTLESYVVRLRGKFGAHSKAQLIEMALEQGFGSHIPKTLLKTQISVALNSEYAA, from the coding sequence GTGAAGCCACACCAGATCTCCCTGTTTAATCAATTGCCTGGGTATTGGGGATGCAAAGATCTTAACTCTACTTTTGTCTACGCCAACCTGGCTTACGCAAAGCTGATTGGCTTTGCCCATCCTGACGACTGTATTGGACTCACAGATCATCAAATGCCAAGCCCAACCACACGCTGCGCCGGCGACTTTGTCAAACAAGACCGCTATGTGATCGAGCATAAAACGCAGCTCAAAGTCCTCGACATTCACCCCTACCCCGACGGAACATGGCGTGCGCATATTTTTACCAAAACCCCTTGGTTTAACGATGATGGACAAGTACAAGGGACCATTTTCTATGGTCAAGAGCTGTCTGATACCGCGATTTTAGAGGTAGGACATTGGATCTGCCGCGCGACAGGTTTGTCTTCAGAGCAGACCATCGCTGCCGAAACGCCGGCTCGCAGCACCCTCAGCAGCCAACTTACCGACAGAGAATCGGAAGCGCTTTTTCTGCTGCTATATGGAAAAAAGCCCCATTACATCGCCAAGATTATGAATATCTCGGTCAAGACATTGGAAAGTTACGTGGTAAGACTGCGCGGTAAGTTCGGTGCACATTCGAAAGCGCAGTTGATTGAAATGGCATTAGAGCAGGGGTTTGGATCGCACATTCCCAAAACGCTACTCAAAACTCAAATTTCGGTAGCACTCAATAGTGAATACGCCGCATAA
- a CDS encoding type I secretion system permease/ATPase: protein MQDPLLNSLIYVSRYYGLANSPEALINGLPLSDGKLTPFLFPRSAERAGLVAKENRAALNEISQLVLPVVLILKSGDACVLNSINADQTEAEIVTGESGLVPISISLEELNQLYIGRYFLVKKQFRYDERSPEVLKTRDGHWFWGTIWQSKKIYRDVLIASILINLFAIAAPMFTRLVYDKVVPNLAFETLWVLASGIFVIFLFDLTLKLLRSYFIDVAGKKSDILISSKLFSKVMGIRMEARPASVGAFARHLQEFESIREFFTSATIGSLIDLPFAILFLLLIWLMAGNLVLVPIAGVLILVIYSLLIQGPLRKTIEEGSRLASQKYANLIESLAGLETVKLFGAQSQFQFRWEEAVAHMSNWNIKSRRITDGIQNTAGFVQQASNVGMIILGVYLIAEGDLTMGGLIAATMLSGRAIGPMVQLSLLSTRYNQAKSSMSIIEQVMSMPDEQEVGKRYIHRPIVHGKIELDKVTFHYPDSPIASIRDLSLTINPGEKVAIIGRIGSGKTTLERLIMGLYKPTEGHVRIDDTDIDQLHHIDIRRNIGCVPQDSQLFYGTIRDNITLGRPLADDRDVIDAANRAGVTVFTQQDPAGLERQVGEGGLLLSGGQRQAVTIARALLGRPPVLLLDEPTSAMDNRSEMHIKQQLAQLKSTETLILITHKTSMLDVVDRVIVMEKGCVIADGPKSEVLNNLKQGKVRAVN, encoded by the coding sequence ATGCAGGATCCGCTATTAAATTCTCTTATCTACGTCAGTCGATACTACGGATTAGCTAATTCTCCAGAGGCATTGATCAACGGTTTGCCATTATCAGATGGCAAACTGACACCTTTCCTCTTCCCACGCTCAGCAGAGCGAGCAGGGCTGGTTGCCAAAGAGAACCGCGCTGCATTGAATGAAATCTCGCAACTGGTTTTGCCAGTAGTGCTGATTTTAAAAAGCGGCGATGCTTGTGTTCTTAACAGTATCAATGCAGATCAAACCGAAGCCGAGATAGTAACTGGCGAGTCTGGCTTAGTGCCCATCTCCATTTCACTTGAAGAGCTAAACCAGCTCTACATCGGTCGCTACTTCTTGGTGAAAAAACAGTTCCGCTACGATGAGCGCTCACCAGAAGTGTTAAAAACTCGCGATGGTCACTGGTTTTGGGGAACCATTTGGCAATCAAAGAAGATTTATCGTGACGTACTTATCGCTTCGATTTTGATCAACTTGTTCGCCATCGCTGCGCCGATGTTTACCCGTTTGGTCTACGACAAAGTCGTACCAAATCTAGCGTTTGAAACGCTGTGGGTACTGGCCAGTGGTATTTTCGTTATTTTCCTGTTTGATTTGACCTTAAAGTTACTGCGCAGCTACTTCATCGACGTGGCGGGAAAAAAATCAGATATTCTGATTTCGTCAAAGCTGTTTAGTAAGGTGATGGGGATTCGAATGGAGGCGCGCCCTGCCTCGGTGGGTGCTTTCGCTCGCCACTTGCAAGAGTTTGAGTCGATTCGAGAGTTCTTCACCTCGGCAACCATTGGCTCGTTAATCGACCTTCCGTTCGCCATTTTATTCTTGTTGTTGATTTGGCTAATGGCGGGCAATCTGGTGCTTGTGCCGATCGCTGGCGTGCTAATTTTGGTGATTTACTCACTACTGATTCAAGGCCCCTTACGTAAAACGATTGAAGAAGGGTCTCGATTAGCCTCGCAGAAATACGCCAACCTCATCGAAAGTCTGGCAGGTTTGGAAACCGTCAAACTGTTTGGTGCGCAAAGCCAATTCCAATTCCGTTGGGAAGAAGCCGTCGCCCATATGTCGAACTGGAACATTAAGAGCCGCCGCATTACCGATGGTATTCAAAACACCGCCGGTTTTGTTCAGCAAGCCTCTAACGTTGGTATGATTATTCTCGGCGTCTACCTTATTGCCGAAGGTGACTTAACCATGGGGGGCTTGATTGCAGCGACCATGCTCAGCGGGCGCGCGATTGGCCCTATGGTTCAACTGTCGCTGCTCTCGACTCGCTACAACCAAGCCAAATCCTCAATGAGCATCATTGAACAAGTTATGTCGATGCCCGATGAGCAAGAAGTAGGAAAACGCTACATCCATCGCCCGATAGTGCACGGTAAAATTGAACTGGATAAAGTCACCTTCCACTACCCTGACTCGCCTATCGCTTCGATTCGCGATCTGAGCCTAACCATCAATCCAGGTGAGAAAGTGGCGATCATCGGTCGCATTGGTTCGGGTAAAACCACTCTCGAGCGCTTAATCATGGGTCTATACAAGCCGACTGAAGGGCATGTGCGCATTGATGATACCGATATCGACCAACTCCATCATATCGACATTCGACGTAATATTGGCTGTGTACCACAAGATAGTCAGCTGTTTTATGGCACGATTCGCGACAATATTACCCTAGGTCGTCCTCTGGCAGACGACCGCGACGTGATTGATGCAGCTAACCGTGCTGGGGTAACCGTGTTTACTCAGCAAGATCCCGCGGGCCTTGAACGTCAGGTCGGCGAAGGTGGCTTACTGCTGTCGGGGGGACAACGTCAAGCGGTGACCATCGCTCGCGCACTGCTTGGGCGCCCACCAGTGCTGCTGCTTGATGAACCCACCAGCGCGATGGATAACCGCTCAGAAATGCACATTAAGCAGCAGTTAGCTCAGTTAAAATCGACGGAAACCTTAATCTTGATCACCCACAAGACCTCAATGCTGGATGTGGTTGACCGCGTGATTGTGATGGAAAAAGGTTGTGTGATTGCCGATGGACCAAAATCGGAAGTATTGAACAACCTCAAGCAAGGTAAGGTACGCGCCGTCAACTAG